The genomic window TTTCggattcttcaaatttttcattcagaaaaagaaatagatAAGTATTAAAGAGCAGAATAATATAGACTATAGTATATAATTAGAGAGTAATGGCACGTCCTGGCGAACTAAAGATATATTTGGGATTCAACTGGTATATTACAATGTTAAATGAGAAACCAAGCATTTGAATACCAGTGATATCTTGTGAAATAACTTGTATGTACATTGTGCGTATGCAGATATAAACATCTATTAGTTCtagtagttttttttttttctttcgaaCTGCATGAAATATTAACAATAGTAGTAATATGTCAAATAAATCTATATGTAAGACCATGAGAAGTAAAGTCGATGCATTCAAAGTGCATATAAAGTGACTTTGGAAAGGTTAATTAATACTAAATCCAGTCTCTAAGGAGGATGATATAAACATTGAATCACAAAACTGATATAAAATTGCAATCTTCTGTAGTAATATGTCAAAAATCGGAAGGAAATTTGTGGAAATATGTAGGAACAGAACTGTTCCTGGATACAAGTTACAGAAGATGCCTTCAAAGTTCGATAATATAGTGGTGGGAATATCTGGCGGGGTTGATTCTTCATTATGTGCTGCTTTATTTGCAGGCTATCCTAACCTACATGGTGTTTATATGCAGAATTGGGGAAAAGATCAGTCCTTAACGAAGCCAGAAGAGGAACCGTGTTATGAAAGAGACTGGAAAGATGCCCAGAAAGTAGCTAAACATTTAAACATTCCTATCGACTTTGTTAATTTCGAGAAGGATTACTGGCTCAAAGTTTTTGAGCCTATGCTTGAGCAATACAATCTTGGATATACTCCCAACCCCGATGTTGGCTGCAATAAGTTTGTGAAATTTGGCAGTTTAATGGATCATCTCGACGAAAAGTTTGGGAAGGATAACTACTGGCTAGTAATGGGTCACTATGCTCGTGTTTTAGAGTACGAGAACtctaaagaaaaggataaTAACCATTTACTACGAGCATTTTATGGAAAGAAGGATCAAAGCTATTACTTGTCTCAAGTTCCAGTTTCTGCGTTAAAGCAGATCATTTTACCCATCGGACATTTAACGAAACCAGAAGTGCGAGATATGGCATCTGAACTAAACTTACATACATCTACTAAGCCAGACTCCCAAGGAATATGCTTTGTGAATAACTCCCAGCATGggaaattcaaaaacttcttACAAGAGTATCTACCGTCAGAGCCAGGAAATATAGTCACTATAGATAGAGAAActggagaaaagaaggtatGGGGCCAACATTCCGGATTGTGGTCTTATACAATTGGTCAAAAGATTGGGTTGTCGTTACCTCAGGGCGATCCTAGGTACCAAGGTGCTTGGTATGTTAGTGATAAACGTCGTGATACTGGCGAAATTGTCATTGTGAAAGGCAGAGATAATGAGGAACTTTACAGCGATAGTGTACACGTAAAGCATTTCAAGATATTATCGCAGGAAAATCTTTCAGATAGCCTGCTAAACGAGAGTATCAAGAATGGAACGTTGTACATGCAGTTTAGATCGCTACAAAAACCAGTTAAAGCAATCGCGTATCAGTGGGTCAACCATAACGAATTTTCGCTTAAACTAGCTTCCAAGGAAAGGGCGATGGCACCAGGCCAGTACTGCTGTCTATATGCTAATGACAGAGTTCTCGGTAGTGGCATCATTGATTCAGTCAATTAAAAAGCCTtgtaaatatattattaccttgtatatatactatatatCACCTTTTGTACATATCATCTAAAGAGAGCtatcacgtgatatcgCTCTACtaaaattccaaaaaaaaaatattatcgAACAGCCACATACTTTATTATAAAGAGGATGAGGTAGAATAAAGGTTTTATTTAATTCACAACAATGACTACAACAAAACTTCACACgctatatatttattttcaaatgttagtaaaatatttgttatCATTagtttttccatttctatCAATTGATATTTAGAGTCGCGGAGGATTATACTCTTTGACTATACCTGCAAATAAAGATGGCTGTTCAATTTTCGAAAGAGCTTGCCGTTGCGACCCAAGCTGTGCGCAAAGCTTCATTGTTAACGAAAAGAGTTCAATCTGCAGTTATTTCTGATGAAAATTCTACTATAACAAAATCGGACAACAGTCCTGTTACGATTGGTGACTATTCAGCCCAGGCAGTCATCATAAATACAATAAAGGCTAACTTTCCTAATGACAATGTTGTTGGTGAAGAATCTAGTACTGGGTTGACTGACTCATTTGTCGATGAGATTTTGAATACGATTCGTggaaatgatgaagagtACCCAAAGGTTTTTGGTGATATCGAACAAAATGGAGACGAAAAGGTtgatttcatcaacaaagaTTTTCCCCTAAACTCGATCGACGAAGTTAAGAGAGTAATTGATTTTGGTAACTATGCTGGAGGAAACAAAGGAAGATTCTGGTGTTTGGACCCAATTGATGGTACCAAGGGATTTTTGAGAGGAGAACAATTTGCCGTTTGTTTGGCATTGGTCATTGATGGGAAAGTAGTGGTAGGAGTTATTGGATGCCCTAATTTAAAATTGTCCAACTTTGGAGCCGAAGATACCAGTGATAACTTACCGGCCGGCTATATTTTCAGAGCTGTCAGAGGCAATGGTGCAGAATATTCAGTAACAACTGAATCGAACTGGACGCCGATACATGTGAGATCTATAGAAGATACATCCGATTTAGTGTCTTTGGAAGGTGTTGAAAAGTCGCACTCTGCTCATGATGAACAAGCTATTATCAAAAACGAACTAGGCGTAACCAAGTCACAGCACCTTGACTCTCAGGTGAAGTATTGCGTTCTCGCCATGGGTCTAGGTGATCTATACCTCCGTTTGCCAATCAAAATGTCGTATTCCGAAAAGATTTGGGACCACGCTGCAGGAAATGtcattgttgaagaagcaggCGGAATCCACACAGACGCACTCCAAAATGTCCCCCTTGACTTTGGTCAAGGCAGGACTCTAAAAACGAAGGGTATCATCGCCTCCTGCGGTCCACAAGCTCTACACACAAGAGTAGTCACCACATCAGCAAACATCCTCTCTAACAAATCTACATAATAGAACAGAACGCTTTTTTTATACTTCTAAGTACTTAGAGCATGATTCCCAAGGATTTCTCATGACGAGGAATTTAATCATATACAGCTGCTCACAGTTAGTTAATGTCTAATTGGGTTTATTCTTACTTCCAGCTCCAAAGCGATGAGCTTCCTATTCCAAATCACTAGCAGCGCACGAGTTTTAGGATCCAGTTTTTATGCTGAACCCTTGTCATTCGGAATATTTTCCCTCTCCGGACTAAACTCTCAGAAAGTTGTGTATAACGACGGAATCTGTCCATTTCTCAGTCTATTATACAAGaattcagaaaaaaaaaataggattcagatttgaagaaagagagaagaagcgAAGACTTGTTCTTTTACTCTATGTATTAGCAAGTGAATATTGTACCGTTAGTTATAAAACTAGCATTCAGCGATATTCGAGAGAGTACTGGCACGTTAAAAAGGTACAAGATCAAAATCGGGCTTCTTTGGGAGTAACGGCGTTAATATCGTtgtaagaagaaggtttagAAACCCGgtttaaaagagaaagagtaTAGCATCAGCTACACTGGAAGGACATTATTTTGCAACTGCTAAGACGGTTTCAGAAGTTGTTTGGAAGCGTGTTATCGAGCAGAGCCTAGGCTGGCCAGTGTGCTCTGTTCATTTTATATTAGTGTGATTCGTTTGAATTCAGTTGTCTAATAGGATATCGCACAAACGATGAACGTGTCGCTTAGTTGTGATAACAGCTCATTAAGTCCTGGTACGCTGGAGCATACAAGAATTATGCGTTATAGTCACTTGAATACTACTACAGTGA from Kluyveromyces marxianus DMKU3-1042 DNA, complete genome, chromosome 6 includes these protein-coding regions:
- the SLM3 gene encoding tRNA-5-taurinomethyluridine 2-sulfurtransferase — translated: MSKIGRKFVEICRNRTVPGYKLQKMPSKFDNIVVGISGGVDSSLCAALFAGYPNLHGVYMQNWGKDQSLTKPEEEPCYERDWKDAQKVAKHLNIPIDFVNFEKDYWLKVFEPMLEQYNLGYTPNPDVGCNKFVKFGSLMDHLDEKFGKDNYWLVMGHYARVLEYENSKEKDNNHLLRAFYGKKDQSYYLSQVPVSALKQIILPIGHLTKPEVRDMASELNLHTSTKPDSQGICFVNNSQHGKFKNFLQEYLPSEPGNIVTIDRETGEKKVWGQHSGLWSYTIGQKIGLSLPQGDPRYQGAWYVSDKRRDTGEIVIVKGRDNEELYSDSVHVKHFKILSQENLSDSLLNESIKNGTLYMQFRSLQKPVKAIAYQWVNHNEFSLKLASKERAMAPGQYCCLYANDRVLGSGIIDSVN
- the MET22 gene encoding 3'(2'),5'-bisphosphate nucleotidase, with product MAVQFSKELAVATQAVRKASLLTKRVQSAVISDENSTITKSDNSPVTIGDYSAQAVIINTIKANFPNDNVVGEESSTGLTDSFVDEILNTIRGNDEEYPKVFGDIEQNGDEKVDFINKDFPLNSIDEVKRVIDFGNYAGGNKGRFWCLDPIDGTKGFLRGEQFAVCLALVIDGKVVVGVIGCPNLKLSNFGAEDTSDNLPAGYIFRAVRGNGAEYSVTTESNWTPIHVRSIEDTSDLVSLEGVEKSHSAHDEQAIIKNELGVTKSQHLDSQVKYCVLAMGLGDLYLRLPIKMSYSEKIWDHAAGNVIVEEAGGIHTDALQNVPLDFGQGRTLKTKGIIASCGPQALHTRVVTTSANILSNKST